tgcctctgtggtcctcactctgacctgtacagactaagttcggcggagtcccggagccaagatggcgctccctgcagggcaggtcactgtcctccgactgggcaCTGTACTGATTTTTCTGCTGCTAGTGtagtgtataattttaaaaatatgcttgctCTTTCTCAAGAGCTCTGCCCAGGCTCCCATCTAGGCTCCATGATCAGCTGCAGCCAGTCTCACTCAGGTCTGCCGATTGCCAGCTGCTATCATTCCCTCAACCTCTTCCAGCTTGCTTTGTCAAGCTGCCCCCTTTTCCTCCTGCCCACCTTAAAACTGCAAATGAAAAGCACTAGACAGCTTACTATTTTAAAACTAGCTAGATGACTCAATGGCTGGTTGAAAAATTTCTTGTCCTAATTTTGTCAAGTAGCTCCTTTCATTCTCCTTGGCCTCTGCCCACAGTGAAGGCTACAAACTATAGTTGCTCTGAGGCCTACATGGCTGTTGTGTTCTCATGTTCCAAAGCCTACTCCAAATCCCTCTCTCTaatccccttcttttcctcctgggactCAGAAGTCCCACTTTTTCCCcttcacccagcaattggctTCTGCCTCCTTTATTGACAGAATTAAGAACCAATTAGGAAATCAATACCTCCCTCTACATATTACTTCAGATTATATACTCTTATCTGAGATTTTGAGCTAAGAACCTCAGgtgagagagaacatgaacatttgtctttctgggttagGCTTACCTCACTTGGTTAGTGGAGCCAGGCTTCTATCAATCTTTATCATCTCAGAGAACCAGTTattatttgttgattctttttgttgttgttgttttgtttctatttcattaatttctgctttgagttttattatttcttgccattgATTGGTTCTGGATTTGGTTTATTCTTGTTCTTttaaatgcttcatttgcatCATTAAGTTATTCATTTGtactttttatgtgtttttaatgtaAGCATTTAGAGCAATAACTTTCCCTTGTAGGACTGTTTGCAGCGATATGTCCACAGGCTATTTTGTCTTGTGTGTTTATTTAGTTATAGGGAACCTTGTTAATTTCCCTCTTCATTTGTTCTTTGATCAATTCATAATTCAGTATTGTGTTTAATCTTCATGAGTTTATGTGTTTCCTAAAGATTTGTTTGGTGTTGATTTTAGGTTTTTGTATTATGGTCACACAAGTTATATCAAGTTATTTAAATCTTTCTGAATTTGctaatttttgttttggggtgtgtgtgtccgTCCTAGTATATGGTTTTAGGGAACCTTTGGTGGTTGCTTATAGTGTTTGTGTGGAATATTCTGTAAGTATGTATTAAGTCCATTTGATATATGATGTCAGTTAATTTTGATATTTCTCTGCTTATGTTTTGTTCAGATGGCCTATCTATTGGAGAAACAAGAGTATTGAAATCACCTAATATCAATGGGTTgatgttaatctgtgtctttacTTCTAGTAATATGGAGTTTATGAAATTGAATGCATCCGAGTTTGGTTTAAACATGTTTAAGGTTGTAATGTCTTCTTGGTTAGCTGTTTCTTGATTACAATGGAGtatccttctttatttctttagttttagtttgaaatctattttgtgaGCTATTAGGATAACAATTCCTACTTGCCTTCTGGTCTTATTTAATTGGAGTATCATTGCCTATCCTTTTATTCTGTATAGGGGTTTTAAACACATCTTTAAAGCTGTGTTGCTTATAAACAATAGATAGatgaatttataataataataataataataataataataataacaacaacaacagctattatttgttatttcaagaccaggctgccctcaaactcaaagagatccacccacttctgccttcccagagctgaGATTAAGGGTCTACACCACTACTCCCTGGCAGGATTTAATTTCTTGATTCATTCAGCCAGCCTGAATCATTTGATTGGAGATTGGGGCCGTTAATATTCTTAATTATTATCAAAATATGTGAGTCGATTGTAGTCATTGTATTGCTGATTTCTGGTGTCCATAgtaatactttatattttagtaATTATACCTTTAAActtctttctacatttttttaaagttacgtCACCTCTCTCTTTAGCTTGAAATATTGCCTTCTTATTTTCCTTAGGCTTGGataaatttttattgtaattttattttttactaattcactttacattcgACTTACTGACCACTTCCTGGTCAcccctcccataatccttctCCCATTCCCCCTTTTCTTCTACTCCTAGGCTTCCCCGTACATATATAGAAGATATGCAGCTTGATCTTAATGGGGGTCCCAAATAACTGGTACAGTACTATCCCAAAAACTGGTGCCTGTACatggatatgttcttctagctgggctgccttgtgtggcctcagtgggaaaggaaatgCCTAGCCTAACAGAAACTTGAAGTAGATAAAAAATTTAATACTGTATATTTCATAGGATTCCCCCCACTCACCTTTGACAGTTTTACTCAGCATATTAATCCGGGTTGACGGTTGCTCAACACATTAGTCCAAGTTGGCTGTTGTTTTTTAGGACTTTGGAATGCTTTGCTCTAGGTTCTTAAGGCATTCCAAGTTTCCTTTGAGAAATCAGGTGTTATTCTGATGGGTTATTCTTTATATAagacttgtgattttttttctcttgatgcTTTCAATATCTTTTTTCTCTGTAtacttaatgttttaattatgatatgcatgaagagtttcttttctggttctgtctatttggtgtttgtggttcttcctgtgtcttctttGTGGATCCATCTCAGTTTGGGTAAGTGTTCTTCTATGATCTTGTTAGAGAGCTAATCTGTGGCATTGACCTGGAATTCTTCTCCCTTATCTATTCCTAAAATCCAAAGGTTTGGTCTTTCCTTGGTGCCCCACACTTCCTGAATATCTTTTTCCTATGTGCCTTCTCTCTACTCCACTTCTTTGCTTTTTTCACCAAGATCCTCTATTTTCAGTCCTCATGTTCTGTCTTCTGCTTGATTTGTTCTACTTGTACCTGTTCCCGTTAAGTGTTCTAGTATGGCTATTGGGATTTCATTATCATATACATTTAACTTGAGTCCTCCTCACTGTTTctgtttattgaattttattttcaaaatcttgattttcttctcttttttccataAGCCTTACACTTGTTGGATTAGGCCTAGAGGTTGGTTATGGCTCAGATGAACACGTGAGGCTGAGCTGGTGTGTAAGGTGTGCATTCTGGTATAAGCTTGGAGTTGGGGGTATGTGGGGATTATTGCAGTGGGTGTGAGGTGGGAATATCAGGGAAATTTACACAGCTAGACCCTGGATAAGGATGTGTAGGACCAGGGTGGATAGAGAGGTTCCATGTGCTGTGAGTGTCTTCTGAAGTTTGGGCAGGTGGGGAGGCAGGGTGGGTCATGGCAGAAGCCTAGAGGCTAGTAGTGACACAGGCAAAGGGGGCTAGACTAGGAACAGTCATTGGATGTGGGATCAAGGCTAGATCTAGGGGCCTGAGGATAGGTGAGTGGATGGGAGGATGGCAGACTTACCTGGATAGACTTTGGAAGAGGATGTGCAGGCTTGCAGGAGTCATtctgatttacatttttatataagtCTCAGGTAGGAGTTGAACTATTACATTTTACATATGCAAAACCAGTTTTTTTCAGTTGCCATGCTGTTGGTTGTTGagatgtcttatttattttgtgagtttAGAGTCCAGCACAGGGCTTGCCCTAGAGTCTATCCATGATCAGCAGATGCTGCAGCTGGCAGCATCTTCATGCATGTGCTTCCTAATCAGACGTTAGGAGGATGTCTGAGGAGTTTCATCTTGGAAGTATGAATATGGCTGAAGATCACAGCACCTTGAGAACTTGCACTTGGGGCTCTTGAGTGATGGGAACTCTGTGCTGCTTTCCAGATCAGCTCTTCCATAACTTGCACAAGTTCCTGGGCCTGAAAGAACTGTGTGTGAGACTAGATGGCAAACCGGATGTGCTCTCAGTCCTTCCTAGAGAGTTCCCAAACCTCCTTCACCTGGAGAAGTTATCCATCCGAACCTCCACGGAGTTTGACCTCTCCAAACTAGGTAAGGATGGTGCTTGATCTCCAGTTTATGTCTCAGCTGGAAAAGCTACTTGCCTTTCCAGTAATTGTTAGAATCATTAAATCATCCTTAGTCAAAACTTCCCTGGGCCTGACAGCATGAACTGTGTCCATGGGAAGGGATGgtatcagtgctcttaatcatcaAAAGGGCAGAGATTTATTTATAACCCAAGTCTTTAGCATGTCAGAAACTGTTGTGAGCACTTTACAGATATGAGCTCTCTCCTCACACCCACTGTGTAATAGAAGGCATAATGATTATTGCTGGTTGTCAACTGGGGGAACTGTGGTCATTAACTGCTCAGGTTATCAGACAATGAAAGAGTGTCTTCAAACAGAAGATCTGACTGTACAGCCTGAGCTGACCACTCCTAACCCTTACTCTCCACAGCAGTGTGAGGAGTCCTCTTCTTGTGCTGCTGTTTTAGTCCCATGTGCAGATTTGCCTGCTTAGGGGGAAGGAATCTGACTGGGAGCAGAGGAAGTGTGGCAGCTCTGATAGGAAAGGCTTCCCCTATAAAAATTCTGCTCCAGCAGCCTGAAATTTCCCCAATGCAAGTGTTGCAGCTCTGCTCCTCTGGGGGAGGCTTCCCCAGAGAAAGCTCTGCTCAGGCAAAAGCATTACAGCTCAGCTCTGAAATCCATCCTGGTGATCTGGAGCCAAGAAATACCATAAACTCACATTTCACAGCAAACCACACACAAGAGGTTTATTGAGAGGGAAAACCCCAGGAGAGTGTCTGCCTCTGCTCAGATGAGAAGCAGAGGACAATGGGGCAGAACACAGAGTTTATATAGCATTTCTTGGCAGTGGGGAAGACTCAGCTTTCCAGTGAGGTTTGCGATTGGAGTGATTGTGTGGTCTAATTGATCAGTGGGGCATGCTTGGGGattggtgccttttttttttttcttttagggcaGAGCCTAGCCACTTTTCTGCTTTTGGGGTTTACAACATTTACAAAGAGTGCCCATGGCTATTGAGTTGGCTATTGAGAATTTctctatgctcaatagttctgtCTGAATTCTTAggctaaaaaaaaatcctgtttctgtgggattccctaacttttcttatggtaaactgtatctggctaagactgtcctttctattgtagtaaaccactaacagaatagccctgagctgtaggctctgactttataatgctaattagtgctgaaaaggtaacttcctagttgaattttaagtagggcgttgcaaccctggctaagtttgactgaacaaatttgaaatacaccttattaagaataacactgagttgatattcctccgcatttttggatgacaggtgggaaacagggagaagggggtgaCAGCTGGCTCCGTAGTACAACGCCAATTGGCTTAttatttgggtgggaggcagtgaagggcttgcccttccaacagtacggtctccaacctctctccccccctattaattaagtttaataaggcaacgcttaactgaggtgatcaaatgattttctaatccatagatgagtgggcttttaaccttggcttgggtggacattgacccaATTCCTCCCTTGGGTGCTATCacgacccacacctgtggctcttggtatcttttggggaagggaggcagagccttagatatTTTTGGTTTCTAGCTGTAattagataccaacctccattttAAATCGGGTATAACCCACAGGAAACTtagaaatggtcaagctggaccttcccctgcagtagtTCTCTGTACCAAGCAATACCCATACTGTATTCGTATGATCACGAACCagtatgcacagttctgagtactgtgcagcttctaaaggagaattgtcaacttCAGATTTAGCAATGCCTAGGCAAGAATCATGTCATTAGTAACACTACaatttgtggctaaaataggagctggaagtcgTTTCTCCTCATCCCTGTTATTCCCATAtcctgaggaactaaggacaccttgcagtaacagcaagggtgaaaagccaaaggccagctaagggactaagcccgtctatcaaaataaaatccaatctcttttaatatttgaaatatctgcTCTTTTAGCCCTCTAGGTAAACCTAAATTTCAAATCAGGCCGAAGGCCATGTGCTGGAATGTCCTGGGAATGAAAATAGCAGTTGCCACCTGTGCTCTAGGGGGGCGGGGATGCACATCCACTGGTCTGGCTGGAGAATGTTGATTAACctgtatgaaaaacaaaatctagacAGTGAGAAAGTAGGAAAGCAGATATTCTTTTGGGGAAGTCAGGTACTTTATTCAATTGCAAATAGTAAAGCTGAGGTTAATCTCCAGCCTCCTGTCGGGTAGCAGGCTCAGAGAGTAGcaggaaaacagcttttctgGGAGCTTCTGTTCCCAGCTGAATTTTAAGCAcaagaggaattttagtctttAGAATGATACTTACGAGAAGAGTCAGAATCTGTGTTCATCTGACGAATTAATCTCTCGGCAGCCACTGCACTCCATCTTCATCTcgtgaaaaaacacaaaccaagccCCTTTCCCAAATTAGAACcggatctggacccttccatttgTTAGTCAGGGGGTCCTTCTATTTTACCAATGCATAAAAATTAGAAGTAATTGGATGCCAATGGCGAtccactgcagactgacctttaatatcagtttgcaaaaaatttccTTGAGAACATTGCTTGCACGTGGGTTCCCTGCAAGATCTCGCAGGAAGGCCCGATGTCTGCGCAAAGATGGACATATTCCGCCAAATCTGTCTGTCCCTTATGCGGTTGAATCACAGCTTGGCACATTgcgttagcattctcataagccaattgcataatGAAAGGACTTCCCCGTGTCCAACTTTCTAAGGATTCTACTAGCTGAAATCaatagcctatccacaaagtCCTGATATGGTTCATCAGAACTCTCTCGAATGCTAGCAAAACTTCCACCAATATCTCCTTTGACTGGCAACCTTCCCCAAGCACGGAGTGCGGCTATCCCAATTTGCATGTACACTGCAACGGGAAAATCGATCTGATTTGTCTGTCCCTCATATGGACCCTCTCCTAAAAGCATGTTGCTATCCCAGTCTGAATTACCAGCCTGAGGGTTAGAAGcagcagttttcttactggcgTCTCGCCATTCTGAATCCCAAAGCaaaaaatctcctcctgacagggTAGCCTCAGAAAGAGTCTTCCAATCTAAgggggttaagtgtgactccacaACTGTGTCCAATAATGCTTGAGTGAATGGGGCTGAAGGGCCATGTTGCACAACAGCCGCCTTTAACtcttttatcaacttgaaatccaagGTCTGGTAATGTCTGGCCCTAGTATCTTGCTGATCAACTACCTCGACCACAGGAAAGGCTAGCGTATTAGACATATTCTGTCCTTTCCcacgagcctgactcacagctctttctagcgGCACCTGGTGAACTACAGATGAGttactcttctctgcttctgacaTCTTTTTTAGTTTCCGAAGCGCATTAGTCAGCCTCTGAAgcttaatttcaaactctaacTTGCTTAGTCGTGTGTCCCTATGAGTAGCACCTCCCAAAGTGGGGACTATAGGTGAAGTGGGAGATTCACAAGAGGACcaattctcattaaaataatgGGCAGCTCCTCTATCTGagtgatttttgttaaaaatcagtTCATCGTCCGAGTTTctacatttatcaatttttgagttAAGAAGATCTTTTTCTGAGGAGGCCCTCTCTGATAGGCACTGCTCCTGAGATACCACAAGCTCCACCTGGGGACAATTTAGCCCTGGAGAAGTGGCATCTTTTATAGCATCATTTATGAGCGCCCAGAGGCCTAAGGTAAAATTATCTGCCTGAACGATTTTTAAGGCCTCACcaactttctcccaggttctgaaatctactgtttcttcttccttgaaccatggaCAACAgctatctatcttatctaaaaAATTTCTTACTAATTGTACTTCAAGCCTTACTCCTCTGGCCTGAAACAACTCCTGAAAGCTAAGGGCAACCGCCTGATTCATAACTTTAAACCGTTCCTTCTTCCGCCTGAAGCAGCTTCCTAAAAAGATGCGGATGACCATCTGATTCCATTTCTAGTTCTGATTAACACGCTGCTGACCTAAGCAGAACCAGCATTGGGTTAGCACCGATTCAAGCTTAGCTCGTATCCTACCACACCCTCAGCAACAccttacaaaaatgaaattttaagctagtgctagcatgtgtacctgttcGTTGCTCCGGTGCCTGATAGGAAGATCCTTTGcctttcctgtggagctccacaccAACAGCGTTTTCTCAGTGCtcttctgccattcttcaggtccctgtttGGGCGCCAAACTGTTGCTGCCGACCAGCAGCTCGCAacaaacggttcaactgagatggcaactcgggctgcaagagaggaactagacggggcAGAAGAAAGAACGGAGCCAAATCAATGgtcactctgatcaaagctcaattttacttgttccgacactcagttatgaaggaagggggaggggaccggATTCCTGCCAAAtgatctcggggtccagtagcagggtgagcacgtgtgtggctccaaacagcaaagtggcacggtccagcagtgggcgtggcagaacgaatgtgcaggaagctccacccctgagcaagcaggtttcaggctgggggaggggagagtacATAAGGTACTTTGCTATTGCAGCTTAAGTGCTTATCTGGGTTGCTCTGGTGCAAGAAGCTGAAGTATCCTGTTTAGCACCTCATAGTAAAACAGCAAGAGGCTAGGTAAATCAGTATTTGTTCTATCGCAATAGGGGACTGAGAAACTCTAAGTCTCAGGAAGAATGGGGATGGAGACCTGTCTCTGCTCTCAGCACTAGTTAATACTTTCAGAATGCATAATCACATGGAATTCATGTTCACTAggagtttacacataaattcaggTCATAAGTTGAATAAGAGGTATAACAGAAAATGTCTACATGCATATCCActaggagtaattatctagctaaaccTTCATCATTTTTTACTATCTTGCAGGTTCATGGAAAGTTCAAAACCACAACTAAGCTGtccttgaagttttgtatagaataaccaagtcaatattttatctcctATCTTTGAACCTGTGTTGTATACCTTCTTATGTCCTTCAGTTAATGTTTTTTATAATCCCTTAGAATATGCTCTAGGTTTTAGAAGCCTGTtgttatctcagaagcaattaaacAGTGCTGTAATAAAAGGGACTCCAGTGATTTGTGCTGCCATTCTGAAACGAGGGTGACCCTAGCATGCTAGTTGTTTTTCTAGAATAAATGCTCCTtgtttttgcatactatctgagtctggggtcttgaTTCAGTGATTTTCTGACCCTTACACAGTGTGCACAGTGATGTTACAATACTGGCCCTGAAGGTGAAATACAGGAACAGAAACCTGATCTAGAGAGGGGCAGGAACTTGTCCCAGGTCAATTGTTCACTAGTTAGTTGCAGAAGTCTGGCACAAGCCCAGTGTAGTATGAAATCTAGACACTGCATCACTGCCTGTTTAATCAGTGTGCCAGCAACTCATACATTGAGAGTTCAACTTTGACAGGAATTGTGGCCTTCTCTAATTTCTGAACACCATTCATCTTTTTCCAGTTAAATTGATTCAGAACTCTTCAAATCTCCATGTTTTCCATCTGAATTGTAATTTCCTTTTGAATTGTGAGTCTCTCATGGCTGCGCTTGCTTCCTGCAAGAAACTCAGAGAGATTGAGTTTTCTGGACGATGTTTTGAAGCCATGGCCTTTGGTAAGAACTGTACAACCTTGACTTCAGATGCTCCTGTGCCCAGAGTCATTTAATATTTGGGAATTAAACGCCACTGATGTTATAGGAACTGTGAGAAAACCTGATCCTCAGCAAGGCTCTCACAACAATGAATGAGCTACAGTTAATAAATGACAATTTAAACGTAAAGAATACTTTATATCTTTCATTTGCAGAGTTGCATCCATACTTAGTCATAGTGATTCAATCTGAATGTTATATCACATTTTGCCATTTTTGAACTTCTTTGTGTTATAGGAACATATCTGAactaacaaaattttattttctctttcctagtCAACATTTTGACAAATTTTGTTTCTCTAAAAATTCTGAATCTTAAGGACCAACATTTCCTAGATAAGGAAACATCAGAAAAGTTCGGTACGTTTATAAGATAgtgttaatctctctctctctctctctctctctcactttaaactgaaattcttttcttttaactagataattactttatttacatttcaaatgttatcccctttcctggtttcccctctgaaaaccccctatccccttacCCCTCCgcctctccccaacccacccactcctgcttcctggccctggcattctcctatactggggcataggaccTTGACAGGACCaagatcctctcctcccattgatgactgactaagccatcctctactacatatgtagctagagccatgagtcccaccatgttaaaacaatatttcttaatttaatcatttttctccttctcctcctcctcttccttctcctcttcttcttcctcctcctccttctcttcctcttctttcttctcctccttttatGAACCTAGAACAAAGCAAGCTGTGTACAGTTGTCCCTTGATATCCATGACAGTTGGATCCACGGCCTTTTGCTGATGTAAACACTAGAAGATCCTTTATGATACAAAGCACAGCAAAGTTTGCCCCTGACCCTACTCATCCTTCATATACTTTAACCCATCTCTCCATTGCTTACAATGCCTAATATaatgtaaatgctatgtaaaCTGTATTGTTCTTGGAGTAACAAAGAGGGGAAAGTGTGAGTATATATTTGGTACAGACAGAATGTTTAAAAATGGAGCCTGTGGCTGGTGGAATGTGACCATACAGAGGGTCATGCACCAGCCAGGTTGGCTCTTTGGAGGTCTCCATAGTGATACTCAGTCTCACCTTCCCACAAACCCCCTCCCTGATGCTATTACTGTTGTTCCTACACATCCTAATGTTTAACCTCATTAAGTGCAATATTCTCAGACTCACTGGCTTCTTAGACTAGAATTTGGTCatgatgtgtatacacacacacacacaaacacacacacatatgaacttctATTTATGGTTAAGAAGCCATTATAACTCAGATTGAacaaaataatatgtataaaatgtttaaaaattttcaaGTTAAGAAAGGATTATGAATCACCATTAATCCTGGCTCGACAATAGAAGAGACAACAGAATCTCTGAGTGTGAAGCCAGGCTAGTGTACAGATCAAATTCAAGGAAAGCCAGGTCTAACCAGAAATCCCTGTCTCCAAAGAGtaaagcacatgaaaaaaaaaggagagaaagaaagaagtgaagaaagaaagaaagaaagaaagaaagatgaaggaagaaagaaagaaagaaagaaagaaagaaagaaagaaagaaaaaaagaaagaaaagagggaaagaatgatTGTGAAAATCATGAGTGTTCATGGGAAGCACTATTAAGTTAAAATCAAGCGAGGGAGACAATGGTAGTATAGGGTGCAGAGCGGGATCTTCACAGTTCTTCTCAGAGTGCACAATGCATAAGAAGATCTGGACTTTCtcattgcttctttctctttaagACCACAAGTTCTTAATATCCAATAGATACAAAGAgatcaagaagctggactccagaaatgcaaataacaccattaaaaaatggggttcagagctaaacaaagaattctcaactgagaaataccaaatggctgagaagcacctgaaaaaaatgttcaacatccttaatcatcagggaaatgcaaatcaaaacaaccctaagattccacctcacaccagtcagaatggctaagatcaaaaattcaggtgacagcagatgctggcgaggatgtggagaaagaggaacactcctccattgttggtgggattgcaagcttgtacaaccactctggaaatcagtctgacggttctggacatagaactaccggaggatccagcaatacctctcctgggcatatacccagaaaaagttccaactggtaataagaacacatgctccactatgttcatagcagccttatttataatagccagaagctggaaagaacccagatgttcctcaacagaagaatggatacagaaaatgtggtacatttacacaatggagtactactcagctattaaaaacaatgggtttatgaaattcttggacaaatggatgtatctggaggatatcatcctcagtgaggtaacccaatcacaaaagaagtcattagatatgcactcactgataaatggatattagcccagaaacatagaacaccccagatacaatttgcaaaacacaagaaaatcaaggaaagggaagaccaatgggtggatacttcattcctccttagaataaggaacaaaatacccatgaaagagttacagagaaaaagtttggagctaagacgaaaggatggactatccagagactaccccacccagggatccatcccataatcagccaccaaacccagacactattgcatatgccagaaatattttgctgaagggaccccgttatagctgtctcatatgaggctatgccagttcctggcaaatacagaagtggatgttcactgTCATCTAcaagatggaacacaaggcccccaatggagaagctagagaaagcacccaaggagctgaagggtctgcaaccctataggtggaacaacaatatgaactaaccagtacccccagagctcatatctctagctgcatatgtagcagaagctggcctagtcagccatcactgggaagagaggatcattggtcttacaaactttatatgccccagtacaggggaatgccaaggccaagaagtgggagtgggtgggtaggggagcaggacagagggagtgtatagggaactttcaggatagcattagaaatgtataaaaagaaaatatctaataagaaagaaagaaagaaggaaggaaggaagaaaggaaggaaggaaggaaggaaggaagcaagcaagcaagcaagcaagcaagcaagcaagcaagcaagcaagaaagaaagaaagaaagaaagaaaggaaggaagaaagaaggaaatctgacttaaaatacaaagcaaagcaaaacaaacaaacaaacaaacaaacaaacccaaatccTTCACAGGGATACCCAACCACttagattttagttaattccagatgtggtcaaatTGACAACCACGAATAACTACCACATCTTCCACCTCTTGTACATGGCACCACACACATTtgcaaaaccaaaagcaaaacaaacaaacaaacaaaaaaccaaaaaacccccaaaaatcaaaaaacaaaaaaaaaccccacaagtcctgtgtgtatgtgtgtgtgtgtgtgtgtgtgtgtgtgtgtgtgtgcgcacatgcacacatctgtgtgtgcatatgtgtgtgttgtttctgGGTAATGGATAGATAAATCAGAATGCTCAAACAGCAGGAACTTATTGATGTGAACTCa
This Mus caroli unplaced genomic scaffold, CAROLI_EIJ_v1.1 scaffold_14619_1, whole genome shotgun sequence DNA region includes the following protein-coding sequences:
- the LOC110288704 gene encoding LOW QUALITY PROTEIN: endogenous retrovirus group K member 10 Gag polyprotein-like (The sequence of the model RefSeq protein was modified relative to this genomic sequence to represent the inferred CDS: deleted 1 base in 1 codon), with product MNQAVALSFQELFQARGVRLEVQLVRNFLDKIDSCCPWFKEEETVDFRTWEKVGEALKIVQADNFTLGLWALINDAIKDATSPGLNCPQVELVVSQEQCLSERASSEKDLLNSKIDKCRNSDDELIFNKNHSDRGAAHYFNENWSSCESPTSPIVPTLGGATHRDTRLSKLEFEIKLQRLTNALRKLKKMSEAEKSNSSVVHQVPLERAVSQARGKGQNMSNTLAFPVVEVVDQQDTRARHYQTLDFKLIKELKAAVVQHGPSAPFTQALLDTVVESHLTPLDWKTLSEATLSGGDFLLWDSEWRDASKKTAASNPQAGNSDWDSNMLLGEGPYEGQTNQIDFPVAVYMQIGIAALRAWGRLPVKGDIGGSFASIRESSDEPYQDFVDRLLISASRILRKLDTGSPFIMQLAYENANAMCQAVIQPHKGQTDLAEYVHLCADIGPSCEILQGTHVQAMFSRKFFAN